A stretch of DNA from Thermocrinis sp.:
AAATCAACGCTCTTTAATGCCCTCTTGCAGTCTGCAAAGGCCCAATCTGCCAACTATCCTTTTTGCACCATAGAACCTAACGTGGGTGTGGTGGAAGTCCCAGACGAAAGACTATACCACATAGCTCAGAAAGAAAAGTCAAGAAAGATCACGCCCACCTTCATAGAATTTTGGGACATTGCAGGTTTGGTAAGAAACGCCAGTAAAGGAGAAGGCTTGGGAAACCAGTTTTTATCACACATAAGGGAAGTGGACGCCATAGTTCAGGTTCTAAGATGTTTTGAAGATCCAGAGGTGGTACATGTGGAAGGGGAAGTGAATCCCATAAGGGACGCTCAGATTATAGACCTGGAGCTCATAGCAAAGGACTTGGAGGTAGTAGAAAGAAGGTTAGAAAAGGTGCAAAAAATGGCAAGGCTTGGAGACAAGAACGTTAAAGAGGAGCTTGAACATTTAGAAAAGATTAAAGCTATTCTTGACAGTATGGAACCTTTAAGAAGACATCTTAAGGACCTTGGAGAGGAAACAGTAGAGTACGCAAAAAAGACACTCTTTTTGCTTTCTTTAAAACCCACTATGTATGTTGCAAATGTAGGGGAAAAGGACCTTCCGGAAGGAAACAGCTGGTCTGAACAAGTGAAGGCTTACGCCCAAAAAGAGTCTGCCCCTGTGGTGGTTATGTGCGCTAAGATAGAGGCAGAGCTCATTGGGTTAGAGAGGGAAGAAAAGCTTGAGCTTTTAAAGGCTTACGGCCTTGAAGAGCCGGGGCTAAACAAGCTTATAAGAGAAGGATACAAACTGCTTGGTTTGATAACGTTCTTTACAGCTGGGGAAAAGGAAACAAGGGCTTGGACAATAAAAAAAGGCACAAAGGCACCTCAAGCAGCTGGAAAGATCCACTCGGACATAGAAAGGGGTTTTATAGCGGCGGAGGTCATAAACTACGAAGAGTATAAAAAAGTTCCCTCTTTGGCAAAGGCCAAGGAGCTGGGCTTGGTGAGGCTGGAGGGCAAAGACTATGTAGTCCAAGACGGAGACATAATCTACTTTAGGTTTAACGTGTGAAAACTAATTTTATTCCTCTAAATCCAGCTGGTTGTAAACTGCAAAAATGTTAGCGTTGTGAAACTCTCTGTACATGACG
This window harbors:
- the ychF gene encoding redox-regulated ATPase YchF yields the protein MGFSCGIVGLPNVGKSTLFNALLQSAKAQSANYPFCTIEPNVGVVEVPDERLYHIAQKEKSRKITPTFIEFWDIAGLVRNASKGEGLGNQFLSHIREVDAIVQVLRCFEDPEVVHVEGEVNPIRDAQIIDLELIAKDLEVVERRLEKVQKMARLGDKNVKEELEHLEKIKAILDSMEPLRRHLKDLGEETVEYAKKTLFLLSLKPTMYVANVGEKDLPEGNSWSEQVKAYAQKESAPVVVMCAKIEAELIGLEREEKLELLKAYGLEEPGLNKLIREGYKLLGLITFFTAGEKETRAWTIKKGTKAPQAAGKIHSDIERGFIAAEVINYEEYKKVPSLAKAKELGLVRLEGKDYVVQDGDIIYFRFNV